The following are from one region of the Paenibacillus sabinae T27 genome:
- a CDS encoding helix-turn-helix transcriptional regulator — MPKKDNMLAILWMLNSGVKMTAKQISEKLEINIRTVYRYIDALCASGVPIISDTGHNGGYSLLNHFIRAPLLFNIEEKKALLHAAVFAKEAGYPLSEALGNATSKLKMYSNQEQESRLSRYLAGFEVINRMGNPSVQPVLAELEQAVANQFSVEIDYRTRQEEQPKNRVIDPYGMVYWNNKWYTVAFCHLRNEIRSFRAERILQIKRTQIIFKRSEAFSAREFFMQNLLPDLACKDGLISLIIEGRSEALDDLCLHWFLGHHLKERTSNQAIFLLEEKSIHTYVPNFLLSYGKSIQVIEPQSLKGKLVAIASELMEYYQL, encoded by the coding sequence ATGCCAAAAAAGGATAATATGCTGGCAATTCTATGGATGCTGAATTCGGGCGTAAAAATGACTGCAAAACAAATATCCGAAAAGTTAGAAATAAATATAAGGACAGTTTATCGGTACATTGATGCACTATGTGCCAGTGGAGTGCCTATAATATCCGACACAGGTCATAATGGTGGGTATAGCTTGCTGAATCATTTTATTAGAGCACCTCTGCTATTTAATATTGAGGAAAAAAAGGCACTCCTTCATGCTGCTGTTTTTGCAAAAGAAGCCGGATACCCTTTGAGTGAGGCATTAGGCAATGCGACATCAAAATTGAAAATGTATTCGAATCAGGAGCAGGAAAGTAGACTAAGCCGTTATTTAGCCGGATTTGAAGTTATAAACCGCATGGGAAACCCTTCTGTTCAGCCAGTATTGGCGGAATTGGAGCAGGCTGTAGCAAACCAATTCTCTGTAGAAATTGATTATCGCACAAGGCAGGAAGAACAACCCAAGAATAGGGTGATAGACCCCTATGGAATGGTTTACTGGAACAATAAATGGTATACTGTTGCATTTTGCCACCTAAGGAATGAGATTCGCAGCTTCCGGGCAGAACGGATTCTACAAATCAAGCGTACTCAAATCATATTTAAGCGTTCCGAAGCATTTTCGGCCCGTGAATTTTTTATGCAAAATCTGTTACCAGATTTAGCGTGCAAGGACGGGTTAATTTCTTTAATTATCGAAGGCAGGTCAGAGGCATTGGATGACTTATGCCTGCATTGGTTTTTGGGGCATCATCTGAAAGAGCGGACATCAAATCAAGCAATCTTTTTACTTGAGGAAAAATCAATTCATACATATGTCCCTAATTTTCTCCTATCCTACGGGAAATCCATTCAAGTAATCGAACCACAGAGTTTGAAGGGAAAACTTGTTGCTATTGCGTCGGAGTTAATGGAATACTATCAACTTTAA
- a CDS encoding type 1 glutamine amidotransferase family protein yields the protein MNNTVYLYVFDTMSDWEIGYLTAELNSGRYYEKGLSPSKIVTVGIEKTPVTTMGGLKILPDIKLDECSIESTDALILPGGETWLEAIHQPILKIVEKCLKKGVLVAAICGATMALAQTGLLNSRWHTSNDLEYLKMICPTYTGEKYYKMESAVTDGKLITASGIAPLEFSVHVLRALGVFSSKTLDAWYRLNKSHESKYFYELMISIQ from the coding sequence ATGAATAATACGGTATATCTTTATGTGTTTGACACAATGTCAGACTGGGAAATAGGTTACTTAACTGCCGAGCTGAACTCGGGAAGATATTATGAAAAGGGGCTGTCCCCATCAAAAATAGTTACCGTGGGAATTGAAAAAACTCCTGTGACTACAATGGGCGGATTGAAAATACTGCCTGACATCAAACTGGATGAGTGCAGCATTGAAAGCACAGATGCACTGATTTTACCCGGTGGAGAGACATGGTTAGAAGCAATTCACCAACCCATCTTAAAAATCGTTGAGAAGTGTTTAAAGAAAGGTGTATTGGTTGCCGCAATTTGTGGTGCTACAATGGCACTTGCCCAGACAGGATTGCTGAATTCGCGTTGGCATACAAGCAATGATTTGGAATACCTTAAAATGATCTGTCCCACTTACACGGGCGAAAAGTATTACAAAATGGAGTCTGCTGTAACTGATGGAAAACTGATCACTGCATCTGGAATAGCTCCGTTGGAGTTTTCTGTACACGTCTTGAGAGCTCTGGGTGTGTTTTCTTCAAAAACATTAGATGCCTGGTATCGTCTTAATAAGTCTCATGAATCCAAATATTTCTATGAATTGATGATTTCAATCCAATGA
- a CDS encoding MarR family winged helix-turn-helix transcriptional regulator: MGKNEIREQLELQLGEQLHALISASHALSVRTAGRFDPSIQPAAFHIIRWLYSYGPTSAAALAESTAMDRSSVSRLVKQLETLGYVNRENSPDDGRGVLLSLTELGHQMTIHALKEKETAFYERISNWDNDQLEAFITMLRKFNGLDQLHA, translated from the coding sequence ATGGGCAAAAATGAGATAAGAGAGCAATTGGAACTACAGCTTGGCGAACAGCTTCATGCGCTTATCAGCGCCTCCCATGCGCTAAGTGTCAGAACTGCAGGACGTTTCGATCCTTCCATCCAGCCTGCGGCCTTCCATATTATTCGTTGGCTCTATTCCTACGGACCAACAAGCGCTGCCGCTCTCGCGGAATCCACAGCCATGGACCGCAGCTCCGTTAGCCGCCTTGTTAAACAGCTTGAGACTTTAGGTTATGTGAATAGAGAAAATTCGCCCGATGATGGACGAGGGGTCCTTCTGTCTCTCACTGAGCTCGGACACCAAATGACCATTCATGCCCTTAAGGAGAAAGAAACCGCATTCTATGAGCGAATTTCCAATTGGGACAATGATCAGCTTGAAGCATTCATTACGATGCTTAGAAAATTTAATGGATTGGATCAGCTTCACGCGTGA
- a CDS encoding SDR family NAD(P)-dependent oxidoreductase, which translates to MTKPIVVITGATSGLGRIVAMDLAKRGAHLVMTARSKEKAEATRQWIKESSPSTKVDFFYGDLSLMKDVKRVGQEITAAFPKIDVLVNNAGLHAFEQRSTSEGFPEMIAVNYLAPWLLTQVLEPSLRNAGKARIVNVASEASRNHGILKLPGDLTDTTPFTARGSSAIYGKTKLLNIMFTAELGRRLTGTGISVNALNPGFNVTGLGRELWFAPILERILKLLHIGDPRKGAEIITRLVVDPKYQKVTGGYFNVGTGDSIGPVSPGGDTEMQNKLWRATADLLEQKGVLN; encoded by the coding sequence ATGACTAAACCCATCGTCGTCATCACTGGAGCAACTAGCGGGCTGGGGCGAATTGTTGCCATGGATTTGGCGAAACGCGGTGCTCACCTTGTCATGACGGCCAGAAGTAAGGAGAAGGCTGAGGCAACAAGGCAATGGATCAAAGAAAGCTCACCTTCAACAAAAGTAGATTTCTTTTATGGGGACTTGTCCCTGATGAAGGATGTGAAACGTGTTGGACAGGAAATTACAGCTGCTTTTCCCAAGATTGATGTGCTAGTGAACAATGCAGGGCTCCATGCCTTTGAACAGCGGAGTACCTCTGAGGGATTTCCTGAAATGATTGCGGTGAACTACTTGGCACCATGGTTATTGACACAAGTGCTGGAACCATCCTTAAGGAACGCGGGAAAGGCCAGAATTGTAAATGTGGCTTCAGAAGCCTCGCGAAATCACGGGATTCTAAAGCTGCCGGGTGATTTAACCGATACCACTCCATTTACAGCCAGAGGCTCATCTGCCATCTACGGAAAAACCAAGCTCCTCAATATTATGTTCACAGCTGAACTGGGCCGCCGGTTAACCGGAACCGGAATCAGTGTAAATGCATTGAACCCCGGGTTCAATGTTACAGGACTTGGACGTGAGCTTTGGTTCGCGCCCATACTTGAACGCATCTTAAAATTACTCCATATTGGCGACCCGCGTAAAGGAGCTGAAATCATCACCCGGTTGGTTGTGGACCCGAAGTACCAGAAGGTGACGGGAGGATATTTTAACGTTGGAACCGGGGATTCCATTGGGCCTGTGAGCCCGGGCGGGGATACTGAAATGCAGAACAAGTTATGGAGGGCAACCGCAGATCTTTTGGAACAAAAAGGAGTGCTGAATTAA